A stretch of the Amycolatopsis sp. BJA-103 genome encodes the following:
- a CDS encoding ArsR/SmtB family transcription factor: MHAFDVLGDPVRRRILELLAGGELSSGDVTSVVRAEFGISQPAVSQHLRVLRENGFTTVRAEGARRLYSVDPGPLKEIDGWLEQYRRFWTGPLDALATEIARGRRERRKAAEETG, translated from the coding sequence ATGCACGCGTTCGACGTCCTGGGGGATCCGGTGCGCCGCCGGATCCTGGAACTGCTGGCGGGCGGGGAACTGAGTTCCGGCGACGTGACCTCGGTGGTCCGCGCCGAATTCGGGATCTCGCAACCCGCGGTCTCCCAGCATCTGCGCGTCCTGCGCGAGAACGGCTTCACCACCGTCCGCGCCGAGGGCGCGCGACGGCTGTACTCGGTGGATCCCGGCCCGCTCAAGGAGATCGACGGCTGGCTGGAGCAGTACCGGCGATTCTGGACCGGTCCGCTCGACGCGCTCGCCACCGAGATCGCGCGCGGTCGCCGCGAACGACGCAAGGCCGCCGAAGAGACCGGATAG
- a CDS encoding SMI1/KNR4 family protein codes for MRKGRGRAAVIAVASIVIVLSLVFAVTARSGHGKATTLWLSSEPPPWITPTTPAMPSYSTAAPPPTTRPTLTVDSGCRPGRGPALEPVPEAVTRRVDAAWDRVERWLRAKAPTSAASLRPPATIERIAETQKRVGVTLPAELIASLLRHDGVTDIGESFSLPPFNYPASTETVAGQAKVMCEVLQSTGDESVGHWWHGRFVPVAVSGGGDGLFLDQRAGTGRLGEWDHEGSVNFDRWPATLTELLEQTATALETGGTVVGGYRPVVTENRALDWDFPR; via the coding sequence ATGCGCAAGGGCCGGGGGCGCGCGGCGGTGATCGCCGTCGCGAGCATCGTCATCGTGCTGAGTCTCGTTTTCGCGGTCACGGCGCGGAGCGGGCATGGCAAGGCGACGACGCTGTGGCTCTCCTCGGAGCCGCCCCCGTGGATCACACCGACGACACCGGCGATGCCGTCCTATTCGACCGCCGCGCCCCCGCCCACGACGCGGCCGACGTTGACCGTCGACAGCGGTTGCCGTCCCGGTCGGGGCCCGGCCCTCGAACCGGTCCCCGAAGCCGTCACCCGCCGGGTGGATGCCGCCTGGGACCGTGTCGAACGGTGGCTCAGGGCCAAGGCGCCGACGTCGGCGGCGAGCCTCCGCCCGCCCGCGACGATCGAGCGGATCGCGGAGACGCAGAAGCGGGTCGGCGTCACCCTCCCCGCCGAGCTCATCGCCTCGCTTCTGCGGCACGACGGCGTCACGGACATCGGCGAAAGCTTCAGTCTTCCGCCGTTCAACTACCCCGCTTCCACGGAAACCGTCGCGGGCCAGGCGAAGGTCATGTGCGAGGTGCTGCAGTCGACCGGGGACGAGAGCGTCGGACACTGGTGGCACGGGCGATTCGTGCCCGTCGCCGTCAGCGGCGGCGGCGACGGGCTGTTCCTCGACCAGCGCGCCGGCACCGGCCGGCTCGGCGAATGGGACCACGAGGGATCGGTGAACTTCGACCGGTGGCCCGCCACCCTGACCGAACTGCTGGAGCAGACCGCGACAGCACTCGAAACCGGCGGGACGGTCGTGGGCGGCTACCGGCCGGTCGTCACCGAAAACCGGGCGCTGGACTGGGACTTCCCCCGCTGA
- the recQ gene encoding DNA helicase RecQ, whose protein sequence is MAAPDIGTSEALETLNRVFGYDDFRGDQHAIVEHVIAGGDALVLMPTGGGKSLCYQIPALVRPGVGVVISPLIALMQDQVDALRNLGVRAGFLNSTQDYAERNRVEAAFLSGELDLLYLAPERLSVEATVRLLDRGKISLFAIDEAHCVSQWGHDFRPDYLMLSAVHERWPDVPRIALTATATATTHAEIASRLNLEDARHFVASFDRPNIQYRIIGKNSPQRQLLELLRTEHKGDAGIVYCLSRNSVEKTADFLVENGIPAVPYHAGLDARTRAKHQSRFLREDGLTVVATIAFGMGIDKPDVRFVAHLDLPKSVEGYYQETGRAGRDGLPSTAWLAYGLQDVVQQRKMIDMSEGSEAHKRSQSAHLNAMLALCETVECRRVQVLSYFGQKSEPCGNCDTCLAPPETWDGTIPAQKLLSTIVRLQNERRQKFGAGQIIDILLGKSTPKVTQHRHDSLKVFGIGTELKEPEWRAVVRQLLAQGLAAVEGDYGSLVLTEGSSEVLNGQRKVQLRREPERAAKAAARSSAKKAAAADMPAEAAPVFELLRSWRAAAAKEQGVPAYVIFHDATLRQIATKRPATLQELGTVSGVGENKLAKYGEQILETLSAES, encoded by the coding sequence GTGGCAGCCCCCGACATCGGTACCTCGGAAGCCCTCGAAACGCTGAACCGCGTCTTCGGCTACGACGACTTCCGCGGTGACCAGCACGCCATCGTCGAACACGTCATCGCAGGCGGTGACGCGCTCGTTCTCATGCCCACCGGCGGCGGGAAGTCACTCTGCTACCAGATCCCCGCCCTGGTACGGCCGGGTGTCGGCGTGGTGATCTCACCCCTGATCGCGCTGATGCAGGACCAGGTCGACGCGCTGCGGAACCTCGGCGTGCGCGCGGGATTCCTCAACTCGACGCAGGACTACGCCGAGCGCAACCGGGTCGAGGCCGCGTTCCTCTCCGGTGAGCTGGACCTGCTGTATCTGGCGCCGGAACGGCTTTCGGTCGAAGCGACCGTGCGGCTGCTCGACCGCGGCAAGATCTCGCTGTTCGCGATCGACGAGGCGCACTGCGTCTCCCAGTGGGGCCACGACTTCCGGCCCGACTACCTGATGCTGTCCGCGGTGCACGAGCGCTGGCCGGACGTGCCGAGGATCGCGCTCACCGCCACCGCCACCGCCACGACGCACGCCGAGATCGCGTCCCGGCTCAACCTCGAGGACGCGCGGCACTTCGTCGCGAGCTTCGACCGGCCGAACATCCAGTACCGGATCATCGGCAAGAACTCACCGCAACGCCAGTTGCTCGAACTGCTGCGCACCGAGCACAAGGGCGACGCGGGAATCGTCTACTGCCTGTCGAGGAACTCGGTCGAGAAGACCGCGGATTTCCTGGTGGAGAACGGGATCCCGGCGGTGCCCTATCACGCCGGGCTGGACGCGCGGACACGCGCGAAACATCAGTCGCGCTTCCTGCGCGAGGACGGGCTGACCGTCGTCGCGACGATCGCGTTCGGCATGGGCATCGACAAGCCGGACGTGCGGTTCGTCGCGCATCTGGACCTGCCGAAGTCCGTCGAGGGCTACTACCAGGAGACAGGCCGCGCGGGCCGTGACGGGCTGCCGTCGACGGCGTGGCTGGCGTACGGGCTCCAGGACGTCGTCCAGCAACGCAAGATGATCGACATGTCGGAGGGATCCGAGGCGCACAAACGGTCGCAGAGCGCCCATCTCAACGCGATGCTGGCGCTGTGCGAGACGGTCGAATGCCGTCGTGTGCAGGTCTTGAGCTACTTCGGGCAGAAGAGTGAGCCGTGCGGCAACTGTGACACCTGCCTGGCACCGCCGGAGACCTGGGACGGCACGATCCCGGCGCAGAAGCTCCTCTCCACCATCGTCCGGCTGCAGAACGAACGGCGGCAGAAGTTCGGCGCGGGGCAGATCATCGACATCCTGCTCGGCAAGTCGACGCCGAAGGTGACCCAGCACCGGCATGATTCCCTGAAGGTCTTCGGGATCGGCACGGAATTGAAGGAGCCCGAGTGGCGGGCCGTGGTCCGGCAGCTGCTGGCGCAGGGGCTCGCGGCGGTCGAGGGCGACTACGGCTCGCTCGTGCTGACCGAGGGCAGCTCCGAGGTGCTGAACGGGCAGCGGAAGGTCCAGCTGCGGCGGGAGCCCGAGCGCGCGGCGAAGGCGGCGGCCCGGTCCAGTGCGAAGAAGGCGGCGGCCGCCGACATGCCCGCCGAGGCGGCGCCGGTGTTCGAGCTGCTGCGCTCGTGGCGAGCCGCGGCGGCGAAGGAGCAGGGGGTTCCCGCGTACGTGATCTTCCACGACGCGACCTTGCGCCAGATCGCCACCAAACGGCCCGCCACGCTGCAAGAACTCGGGACGGTCAGCGGCGTCGGCGAGAACAAGCTCGCGAAGTACGGCGAGCAGATCCTCGAGACGCTGTCAGCGGAGAGCTAG
- a CDS encoding antitoxin, with the protein MALLRKLTALAGTAGAVRAYVRKNPEKVSKVVNKAATFVDGKTKGKYHNQIDGAVRKVDGMTGRPPRRPYDH; encoded by the coding sequence GTGGCTCTACTGCGGAAGTTGACCGCCCTGGCCGGCACCGCCGGGGCCGTGCGCGCCTACGTGCGGAAAAATCCCGAGAAGGTCTCCAAGGTCGTGAACAAGGCGGCGACCTTCGTCGACGGCAAGACCAAGGGCAAGTACCACAACCAGATCGACGGTGCGGTGCGCAAGGTCGACGGGATGACCGGACGGCCGCCCCGCCGGCCCTACGACCACTAG
- the add gene encoding adenosine deaminase — MRDLSRLPKAHLHVHLESTIRPDTLRDLGEANGIAVPAEQPVFDGFRAFGDYNGLLRSCLRRPEDFERVAREFCEDQVADGVRYAEVTFTAAAHGERLGEPDMPLVSVLKGLSAGSAEHGLHWRVLLDHSRRRSVERARLTLDLARRYVQDGVFAIGLAGEEKYPLAPFAGICDEAAEAGLRLIHHAGEDAGPASIREALELGHSERIGHGIRILEDVALVAEVRERGIALEVCPSSNVTLGLVPSFEEHPLPRLVDAGLVVTLSTDVPSVTRTTLTDEFLRTREAFAYDDLALAGLARASVDASFATAELKRAMHQEIDAWLR; from the coding sequence ATGCGGGATCTTTCGCGGCTGCCCAAGGCGCATCTGCACGTTCACCTCGAAAGCACCATCCGACCGGACACGCTCCGTGACCTCGGCGAGGCGAACGGCATCGCCGTACCCGCCGAACAACCCGTTTTCGATGGGTTCCGCGCGTTCGGCGACTACAACGGGCTGCTGCGGTCCTGCCTGCGGCGGCCGGAGGACTTCGAACGGGTGGCGCGCGAGTTCTGCGAGGACCAGGTCGCGGACGGCGTCCGCTACGCCGAGGTCACCTTCACCGCGGCGGCGCACGGCGAACGGCTCGGCGAGCCGGACATGCCGCTGGTGTCCGTCCTCAAAGGACTCTCGGCCGGTTCCGCCGAACACGGGCTCCACTGGCGGGTACTCCTGGACCACTCCCGCCGCCGGTCCGTCGAACGCGCCCGGCTCACCCTCGACCTCGCCCGCCGGTACGTCCAGGACGGGGTGTTCGCGATCGGCCTCGCCGGGGAGGAGAAGTACCCGCTCGCGCCCTTCGCGGGAATCTGTGACGAGGCCGCGGAGGCCGGGCTGCGCCTGATCCACCACGCAGGGGAGGACGCCGGACCGGCCAGCATCCGCGAGGCGCTCGAACTCGGGCACAGCGAGCGGATCGGCCACGGCATCCGGATCCTGGAGGACGTCGCGCTGGTCGCCGAAGTGCGGGAACGCGGCATCGCGCTGGAGGTCTGCCCGTCCTCGAACGTGACGCTCGGGCTCGTGCCGTCGTTCGAGGAGCACCCGCTCCCCCGGCTGGTCGACGCCGGGCTCGTGGTCACTCTCAGCACCGACGTCCCCTCGGTCACCAGGACCACGCTCACCGACGAGTTCCTGCGTACGCGGGAGGCGTTCGCCTACGACGACCTCGCGCTCGCCGGTCTCGCCAGGGCCTCCGTCGACGCGTCCTTCGCGACCGCGGAACTCAAGCGCGCGATGCACCAGGAGATCGACGCCTGGCTCCGCTGA
- a CDS encoding lytic murein transglycosylase, which translates to MTASSPSTLDLMDQWQPPPKRRGPRGCVMLALLVVGALVAGAVWVVVSLNDREPVPVKPEFVVPALKPAPRSAIPGDAGPLPAEPAKDAWIAKVSENTDIPRRPLRAYVNAAEKAPARCDITWATIAGIGRTESQHARHDGSRAGEDGIVTPPIIGIPLDGSPGVLAVVDTDKGALDGDAKWDRAVGPMQFLPATWKRYGVRASGDGAAPDPQNIDDAAMTTARYMCARGGDLGKPAGWWSAVLTYNNSAQYGQEVFSNADAYGKAALKP; encoded by the coding sequence GTGACCGCTTCGTCCCCTTCGACCCTGGATCTCATGGACCAGTGGCAACCACCGCCCAAGAGACGCGGCCCGCGCGGCTGCGTGATGCTCGCGCTCCTGGTCGTGGGTGCCTTGGTGGCCGGTGCCGTCTGGGTCGTGGTCAGCCTCAACGACCGTGAGCCGGTGCCGGTGAAGCCGGAGTTCGTGGTCCCCGCGCTCAAGCCCGCACCGCGGTCGGCGATCCCCGGCGACGCCGGGCCGCTGCCCGCGGAGCCCGCGAAGGACGCCTGGATCGCGAAGGTGTCGGAGAACACGGACATCCCCCGACGTCCGCTTCGGGCGTACGTGAACGCGGCCGAAAAAGCGCCCGCACGCTGCGACATCACCTGGGCGACCATCGCCGGGATCGGGCGGACCGAGTCCCAGCACGCCCGGCACGACGGTTCCCGTGCCGGCGAGGACGGCATCGTGACGCCGCCGATCATCGGCATCCCCCTCGACGGCTCGCCCGGTGTGCTGGCGGTCGTCGACACCGACAAGGGCGCTCTCGACGGCGACGCGAAGTGGGATCGCGCCGTCGGGCCGATGCAGTTCTTACCCGCCACCTGGAAGCGGTACGGCGTCCGCGCGAGCGGTGACGGTGCCGCGCCGGACCCGCAGAACATCGACGACGCCGCGATGACGACGGCGCGGTACATGTGCGCGCGGGGCGGCGACCTCGGCAAGCCCGCCGGCTGGTGGTCCGCGGTGCTGACCTACAACAACTCCGCCCAGTACGGGCAGGAAGTGTTCAGCAACGCCGACGCCTACGGGAAAGCGGCTCTGAAGCCCTAA
- a CDS encoding vWA domain-containing protein, producing the protein MSGVPGRLVEFVEALREHGIPCGPSETVDAAAALEVLGLASREQMREGLAAALVRRGGQRAVFDATFDIYFPLGVGAPTQDPVDDLAALRDRLASALAANDQAELTQLAGLAVDMLGEYGGTAGSGGWSAHQTLDRLQPQTLVVRVLDAIRAGVQEDFTDRLERDDVRRRVEGFRGLVRTEARRRVAEVRGRERVSRHAVPPAADRVDFLLASRAQLAELRRVVQPLSRKLATKLAARRRRHARGQIDLRRTLRRSLSTGGVPMRPSYRRHRPGRPEIVLLCDMSGSVAGFANFTMLLVQALRDQFSKVRVFAFIDACDEITHLVDTGAADPEDLGARILADAELTRWDGHSDYGNALGEFAERYADAVGPKTSMLILGDARTNGGDPNLAAVRGIASAARHTYWLNPERTALWSTGDSEAHAYAEVVEMHECRNVHQLTKLVTRLLPA; encoded by the coding sequence GTGAGCGGCGTGCCGGGCAGGCTCGTCGAGTTCGTGGAAGCGTTGCGGGAACACGGGATCCCGTGTGGTCCCAGCGAGACGGTCGACGCCGCCGCGGCACTCGAGGTGCTGGGCCTGGCCTCTCGCGAGCAGATGCGGGAAGGGCTCGCGGCGGCGCTGGTCCGGCGCGGCGGTCAGCGCGCGGTGTTCGACGCGACGTTCGACATCTACTTCCCGCTCGGCGTCGGCGCGCCGACGCAGGACCCGGTCGACGATCTGGCCGCGTTGCGTGACCGGCTGGCCTCGGCGCTGGCCGCCAACGACCAGGCGGAGCTGACGCAACTGGCCGGGCTCGCCGTCGACATGCTGGGGGAGTACGGCGGCACGGCGGGGAGCGGTGGCTGGTCGGCCCATCAGACGTTGGACCGGCTCCAGCCGCAGACGCTCGTGGTGCGCGTGCTCGATGCGATCCGAGCGGGCGTGCAAGAGGACTTCACCGACCGGCTCGAACGCGACGACGTCCGCCGCCGGGTCGAAGGTTTCCGCGGCCTGGTGCGCACCGAAGCACGCCGCCGGGTGGCGGAAGTCCGTGGCAGGGAACGGGTTTCGCGCCACGCCGTCCCGCCCGCCGCCGACCGCGTCGACTTCCTGCTCGCGAGCCGCGCGCAACTCGCCGAACTCCGCCGGGTCGTGCAGCCGTTGTCCCGCAAGCTCGCCACCAAGCTGGCCGCCCGGCGACGGCGGCACGCGCGCGGGCAGATCGACCTGCGCCGGACGTTGCGCCGCTCGCTGTCCACCGGCGGTGTCCCGATGCGGCCGTCGTACCGGCGGCACCGGCCGGGAAGGCCGGAAATCGTGCTGCTGTGCGACATGTCGGGTTCGGTGGCCGGGTTCGCGAACTTCACCATGCTGCTCGTCCAGGCGTTGCGGGACCAGTTCAGCAAGGTGCGGGTGTTCGCGTTCATCGACGCGTGCGACGAGATCACGCACCTCGTCGACACCGGCGCCGCCGACCCGGAGGACCTCGGCGCGCGCATCCTCGCCGACGCCGAACTCACCCGCTGGGACGGGCACAGCGATTACGGGAACGCGCTGGGCGAATTCGCCGAGCGCTACGCGGACGCCGTGGGACCCAAGACGTCCATGCTGATCCTCGGCGACGCGCGGACCAACGGCGGCGACCCGAATCTGGCCGCCGTGCGCGGAATCGCTTCCGCGGCACGGCATACGTACTGGCTCAACCCCGAACGGACGGCGCTGTGGTCCACCGGCGACTCCGAGGCGCACGCCTACGCGGAGGTCGTCGAGATGCACGAATGCCGGAACGTGCACCAGCTGACCAAACTGGTCACCCGGCTTTTGCCCGCTTAG
- a CDS encoding AAA family ATPase, with protein sequence MAGTGYFTSVEDVTAKLADTGYLASAAVATTVFLADALGKPLLIEGPAGVGKTELAKAVAEASGSRLVRLQCYEGVDESRALYEWNHAKQLLRITAGKDETWDEARNDIFGEEFLLARPLLTAIKGDEPTVLLIDETDKADVEIEGLLLEVLGDFQITVPELGTITAGRKPFVVLTSNATRELSEALRRRCLFLHIDFPDAALEQRIVRLKVPGVDDALAASVIKVITALRAMELRKAPSVAETIDWARTLLALGADSLGDDVVRASLGVILKHQDDIVKADARLELGKVLDS encoded by the coding sequence GTGGCTGGGACCGGGTACTTCACTTCCGTCGAAGACGTGACGGCGAAGCTCGCCGACACCGGCTACCTGGCTTCGGCGGCCGTCGCCACCACGGTGTTCCTCGCGGACGCCCTCGGTAAGCCGTTGCTGATCGAGGGCCCCGCGGGGGTCGGCAAGACCGAACTGGCCAAAGCGGTCGCGGAGGCGAGCGGATCCCGGCTCGTGCGGCTGCAGTGCTACGAAGGCGTCGACGAGTCCCGCGCGCTGTACGAGTGGAACCACGCGAAGCAGCTCCTCCGGATCACCGCCGGCAAGGACGAGACGTGGGACGAAGCCCGCAACGACATCTTCGGCGAAGAGTTCCTGCTGGCCAGGCCGCTGCTGACGGCGATCAAGGGCGACGAGCCGACCGTCCTGCTCATCGACGAGACCGACAAGGCCGACGTCGAGATCGAGGGTCTGCTGCTGGAGGTGCTCGGCGACTTCCAGATCACCGTCCCGGAGCTCGGCACGATCACCGCCGGCCGCAAGCCGTTCGTGGTCCTGACTTCGAACGCGACGCGGGAACTTTCCGAGGCGCTGCGGCGGCGCTGCCTGTTCCTGCACATCGATTTCCCCGACGCGGCACTGGAACAGCGCATCGTGCGGCTCAAGGTGCCGGGTGTCGACGACGCGCTCGCGGCGTCCGTGATCAAGGTGATCACCGCGCTGCGGGCGATGGAACTGCGGAAGGCGCCGTCGGTCGCCGAAACCATCGACTGGGCGCGGACCCTGCTGGCGCTCGGCGCCGACAGCCTCGGCGACGACGTCGTCCGCGCGAGCCTCGGCGTCATCCTCAAACACCAGGACGACATCGTGAAGGCGGACGCGCGGCTGGAACTCGGCAAGGTCCTCGACTCGTGA
- a CDS encoding MFS transporter encodes MTMTLDTPSGVTSENALTEKPYRWRWPALFVILTGSVMELLDMTVTSIAGPVMQASLGGGTAMIQWLGVAYTLAMVSGLLTGGRLGDIFGRKRMFVIGAIGFVVGSLFCAIAVNPEMIIAARVVQGLFGAAMVPQGLGMMKEMFSGKELQSAFGMFGPVMGLAAVGGPILAGSLVDADLFGTGWRMIFLINLPIGAAAVFAALKFLPANRPGASLKLDIPGALLATTGALLIVFPLVQGREYGWPLWIFAMMAASVVVFGVFAWFEKRKSRRGGDPLVEPGLFRKRSFLAGMATGTIYFAAFSGFGFVFALYLQLGLGFSPLKAGLSGVPMSLGMIVGMGLVQVVRKHGRKVLHTGALIMAAGVVALLLILGPETGPWQLAPALLVVGIGSGLIMGPYFEIALSGVEPSEAGSASGALTSLQQVGGALGMALLGTVFFDAGTTDPTGAAQRTFWVVAVMVLLTFAVGFLLPKRIRDVESAG; translated from the coding sequence ATGACGATGACACTGGACACCCCGAGCGGCGTGACCTCGGAAAACGCCCTCACGGAGAAGCCGTACCGCTGGCGCTGGCCCGCGCTGTTCGTGATCCTGACCGGTTCGGTCATGGAACTGCTCGACATGACCGTCACGAGCATCGCCGGACCGGTCATGCAGGCCTCGCTCGGCGGCGGCACGGCGATGATCCAGTGGCTCGGCGTCGCGTACACCCTCGCGATGGTGTCCGGCCTGCTCACCGGCGGACGGCTCGGCGACATCTTCGGCCGCAAGCGCATGTTCGTGATCGGCGCGATCGGGTTCGTCGTGGGTTCGCTGTTCTGCGCGATCGCGGTGAACCCCGAGATGATCATCGCCGCACGGGTGGTGCAGGGCCTGTTCGGCGCGGCGATGGTCCCGCAGGGCCTCGGCATGATGAAGGAGATGTTCTCCGGCAAGGAACTGCAGTCCGCGTTCGGCATGTTCGGCCCGGTCATGGGGCTCGCCGCGGTCGGCGGGCCGATCCTCGCGGGCTCGCTGGTCGACGCCGACCTCTTCGGCACCGGCTGGCGGATGATCTTCCTGATCAACCTCCCGATCGGCGCGGCGGCCGTGTTCGCCGCGCTGAAGTTCCTGCCAGCCAACCGGCCGGGCGCCTCGCTCAAGCTCGACATCCCCGGCGCGCTGCTCGCCACGACCGGTGCCCTGCTGATCGTCTTCCCGCTGGTGCAGGGCCGTGAGTACGGCTGGCCGCTGTGGATCTTCGCGATGATGGCCGCCTCGGTCGTGGTGTTCGGCGTGTTCGCGTGGTTCGAGAAGCGCAAGAGCCGTCGTGGCGGTGACCCGCTGGTCGAACCCGGCCTGTTCCGCAAGCGCAGCTTCCTCGCCGGGATGGCGACCGGGACGATCTACTTCGCGGCGTTCTCCGGCTTCGGCTTCGTGTTCGCGCTGTACCTGCAGCTCGGACTCGGTTTCTCGCCGCTCAAGGCCGGGCTTTCCGGGGTGCCGATGTCGCTGGGCATGATCGTCGGGATGGGCCTGGTGCAGGTCGTCCGCAAACACGGCCGCAAGGTGCTGCACACCGGCGCGCTGATCATGGCCGCCGGAGTGGTCGCCCTGCTGCTGATCCTCGGCCCGGAGACCGGTCCGTGGCAGCTCGCCCCCGCGCTGCTCGTGGTCGGGATCGGATCCGGGCTGATCATGGGGCCGTACTTCGAGATCGCGCTGTCCGGAGTGGAACCGTCGGAGGCCGGCTCGGCGTCGGGCGCGCTGACCTCGCTTCAGCAGGTCGGCGGCGCGCTGGGGATGGCGTTGCTGGGCACGGTGTTCTTCGACGCGGGCACCACCGATCCGACCGGCGCCGCCCAGCGGACGTTCTGGGTGGTCGCGGTGATGGTGCTGCTCACCTTCGCGGTCGGGTTCCTGCTGCCCAAGCGGATCCGCGACGTAGAGTCGGCCGGGTAG
- a CDS encoding helix-turn-helix transcriptional regulator, with the protein MANTSARMLRLLSLLQTHRFWSGIELSDKLEVSERTLRRDVERLRELGYPVNASRGVAGGYQLRSGTVMPPLLLDDEEAVAIAVGLRTAAGGSVEGIEETSVRALTKVVQVMPPRLRRRVDALQAYTTPAAVTGPRVNAASLTVIAQACRDDERLEFDYAARGGEESARLVEPHRLVSLGRRWYLVAWDLDRVDWRTFRVDRLTEPRTTGARYRPREIPGGDAVKFVEAQIKARPTTHSLVVRVGAPKDRVEAAVRYIGGALEAIDETSCRLTMNVDTFDWPVLILAAIGAPFEVEAPSAFKDHLASVAALFTAASGG; encoded by the coding sequence ATGGCGAACACGAGTGCGCGGATGCTGCGGCTGCTGTCCCTGCTGCAGACACACCGCTTCTGGTCGGGGATCGAACTGAGCGACAAGCTCGAGGTGAGCGAGCGGACCCTGCGGCGCGACGTCGAACGGCTGCGCGAGCTGGGCTATCCGGTCAACGCGAGCCGCGGCGTGGCGGGCGGCTACCAGCTGAGGTCGGGCACGGTCATGCCGCCGCTGCTGCTGGACGACGAGGAGGCCGTGGCGATCGCGGTCGGCCTGCGGACGGCGGCGGGCGGCTCGGTGGAGGGCATCGAGGAGACGTCGGTCCGCGCGCTGACCAAGGTCGTCCAGGTGATGCCGCCCCGGCTGCGCAGGCGGGTCGACGCGCTCCAGGCGTACACGACGCCGGCGGCCGTCACCGGCCCCCGGGTCAACGCGGCCAGCCTGACGGTGATCGCGCAGGCCTGCCGGGACGACGAAAGGCTCGAGTTCGACTACGCGGCACGAGGCGGCGAGGAGTCCGCGCGGCTGGTGGAGCCGCACCGGCTCGTCTCACTCGGACGTCGCTGGTACCTGGTGGCGTGGGACCTCGACAGGGTGGACTGGCGCACCTTCCGCGTCGACAGGCTCACCGAGCCGCGGACGACCGGAGCCCGCTACCGGCCGCGCGAGATCCCCGGCGGTGACGCGGTCAAGTTCGTCGAAGCCCAGATCAAGGCCAGGCCGACCACGCATTCGCTGGTCGTCCGGGTCGGGGCGCCGAAGGACCGGGTCGAGGCGGCGGTGCGGTACATCGGCGGCGCGCTCGAGGCGATCGACGAGACCTCCTGCCGCCTGACGATGAACGTCGACACCTTCGACTGGCCCGTGCTGATCCTCGCCGCCATCGGGGCGCCCTTCGAGGTCGAGGCGCCTTCGGCGTTCAAAGATCACCTCGCGTCCGTCGCCGCCCTCTTCACGGCGGCTTCCGGCGGCTAG
- the mgrA gene encoding L-glyceraldehyde 3-phosphate reductase: MSTYVAAEGRYESIPYRRTGRSGLKLPAISLGLWHNFGHDKPLGTQRDIARRAFDLGITHFDLANNYGPPYGSAEENFGRLLASDFKPYRDELVVSTKAGYDMWPGPYGEWGSRKYLLSSLDQSLGRMGLDYVDIFYSHRFDPETPLEETVGALDTAVRSGRALYVGISSYSSEKTAEAARLLRELGTPLLIHQPSYSMFNRWLEGDKLLDTLETEGAGCIAFSPLAQGMLTSRYLDGIPDNSRAAQGKSLNPDTITENTLGKIRALNEIAQRRGQTLAQLALAWGLRDPRMTSVLIGASSVAQLEDNVGALKNLHFTNEELAEIDRYATEADINLWKRSTDGA, encoded by the coding sequence GTGAGCACCTATGTCGCGGCCGAGGGCCGATACGAGAGCATCCCTTACCGCCGCACCGGGCGCAGCGGCCTGAAGCTGCCCGCCATCTCGCTGGGCCTGTGGCACAACTTCGGGCACGACAAACCGCTGGGCACGCAGCGGGACATCGCCCGGCGGGCGTTCGACCTGGGCATCACCCATTTCGACCTCGCCAACAACTACGGCCCGCCCTACGGCTCGGCCGAGGAGAACTTCGGCAGGCTGCTGGCGTCGGACTTCAAGCCGTACCGTGACGAGCTGGTCGTTTCGACCAAGGCGGGCTACGACATGTGGCCCGGCCCGTACGGCGAATGGGGCTCGCGCAAGTACCTGCTGTCCTCTTTGGACCAGTCACTCGGCCGGATGGGACTGGACTACGTCGACATCTTCTACTCGCACCGCTTCGACCCGGAGACCCCGCTCGAGGAGACCGTCGGCGCGCTCGACACGGCCGTCCGCTCGGGGCGCGCGCTGTACGTCGGCATCTCGTCGTACTCGTCGGAGAAGACCGCCGAAGCCGCGCGTCTCCTGCGGGAACTGGGCACGCCGCTGCTGATCCACCAGCCGTCGTACTCGATGTTCAACCGCTGGCTCGAAGGCGACAAACTGCTCGACACCCTTGAGACCGAAGGCGCGGGCTGCATCGCGTTCTCGCCGCTGGCACAGGGCATGCTGACGAGCCGCTACCTCGACGGCATCCCGGACAACTCCCGTGCCGCGCAAGGGAAGTCGCTGAACCCGGACACGATCACCGAGAACACGCTCGGCAAGATCCGGGCGCTGAACGAGATCGCCCAGCGGCGCGGTCAGACACTGGCGCAGCTCGCGCTCGCGTGGGGCCTGCGCGACCCGCGGATGACGTCGGTGCTGATCGGCGCGAGCAGCGTCGCCCAGCTGGAGGACAACGTCGGCGCGCTGAAGAACCTGCACTTCACCAACGAAGAGCTGGCCGAGATCGACCGCTACGCCACCGAGGCCGACATCAACCTGTGGAAGCGATCGACCGACGGCGCCTAG